In the Brettanomyces nanus chromosome 1, complete sequence genome, TAACATTCTGAAAATGGCCCAGAGCTTTGGCAAGAATTTTGGTATGTAGCGATAATGTATTTCACATACACTTTTGATCTTCACTTAATCAAACTTTACGATTTTCACTTTGAGACGTTTTATCGTTTCGGCAATAAAAATCTTGTCACTTTTTTACGTTTTGGGAAGTTGAcggttttttttctttaatttttcTTGGAAAGTTTCTCCGCGCCTTCTGAGTATTTCTCGAAATTGGATTGATATTTAGAACTCTGCGATATTAGCAGCAGTaggttctttcttttagTACTATCAACAGCTTTCTAACGGCAATGTCTTTCCGCGCAATTTCTAGGCAGACTAGTCAAATTCTTAAGCGAACCAATTTGAAAGGATTAGAGTTTGCTTTGCCCCGGCCTTTGCTTGTCGGTTCGGTGAGATCATTATCTACTGTTCAGCATCAATTGCCGATAACCGGCCAATGGAGAGGATCTTGGCAACCTTTGGTTGGTTTTTCCATTAACTTGTTGAATAGGCGGGCTGTTAGATATTACAGTGttatagaagaagagtcgTCTGCTCCAgtgattgatttcaatAAGATGAAGGATATTGCTGCAGGTAAGGATTCTACCTATGTAATCGTCGATGTCAGAGAACCTGACGAATATAAGACGGGTCATATTCCTAATGCTATTAATGTTCCTTGCAAATCGTCGCCGGGTGCCTATGGACTCAACCCTGAAGAGTTTCATCTTACTTTCGGTTTTGAGAAGCCCGCAAAGGACAAGACGCTTGTTTTTTACTGTATGGGAGGTATCAGGTCTTCCATTAGTGAAGAATTGGCTGGAACTTGTGATTACTCCAAGAGACTTAACTATAAAGGCTCATGGGAGGATTGGGTTGCCAACAGAGGAGCTATCGAGTATTCACCCGAGCCAGAATCTGCAGAGTCTACTGAGTCTACAGAACCCAGTAAGTCTGCAGAGCCCAAGGACTCTAAGAACTAAGCAATAACCACTATCACCACACACTATTAAGTGTGCTCTAGAGACATCGTATGGTGCATCACTACTTGGatcttttttattttcccTTCCCCTTtccctttctttttctctttattgTCTATTACTTGTCCTATAATACAGACAGATCAATACTCTGTTCTCACGCTTGCATCTCTTCGATAACTAAATTATCTGCGACAACCTAACACGTTGCGCTTACGTAACTGCTGTTGTGAAGCCGTTGATCAAAGCCGCTCGCTCTGCCTCCTGATAGCAATTAaatttaatttttcaggtCCGCAACGCCCCACATTATTTCATAGTTTGACTTATTGCTTGCTATGATTTTATATATAAAAAAGAGCGAATCTGCAACCAAAGGCTGATTGAGCTTGTTGCAGCAATTTATTAAACagtttctttctctctgttcACATCACTTCAACCAAATATGTCATCTGAATCAAAATTTTCTGCAGCTAAGGGCACATTGGTGATCTCCTATGTTCTCTCTGTTATAGGAGTATTCTATTACTTTATATTTGGCCACTTTGGAAGTCATTATAGGACTCCTTTCACATCTTCCTTAGTATTTGTATTGATTTACTGGGTCCTTACTTTGATATTGCAATCGCTATTCATTGTAAAGGTATTCTTTAACACCAATGTGTCTTCCAACAACCAAGCTAACATCCTTGCCCTTGTTGGACCTCATTTTTCTGTTAACAATGtgctcaacttcttctggtgCTATTATTTCGCTCAGGAAAAGTTCGTCATCTCGGAGATCATTCTTTTGGTCAACTTGGTCAATATATTGGCTCTCTATTTCACCCACAAGACTGTTTCTATCAAGAATGTTTCCGATTGGTTAGTGGTGCATTTCCCTGTTACCGGATTGCCATTATCATGGACACTTTATGCCGTCTTCTGGAACGGTGCTTGTATGTTCCACTCTCATTACAAGTCACTAGCTCCAAGATTATTGGCTAATATATTCATTTGGGAATTCTTCCTTACTCCTGTTTCTTTGTTGATTCTTTACAAAGACTGGTCCGTTTCATTATCAACCAGTTTCTTGATGTTGGGACTTGGCTTGAGTCAACTGTTCTCCAAAACCGTTGCTTTGCAATGGATCTTTGCCTTGGTTATTTCTGGTATTGACTTTGTTGCCTCTGTGTTGACAATGGTTGGCacttctttgacttctGTCAATACAGAAACCTCTTCCAATGAGCAGGCCCCATTATTGGcttaaagaaaaaagaacatTAAAAGGAAGCCAACCAGGACCAGGACAGACAGAGTCCATGACACCATATATTATGACTTAGCAATTTTTTCTATAAGATCCTGCTTCACTAAACATTTCGATTTATTAAATGTAACACTTAGGTGTTCAACCAACGAATCATGCGTAGCCAATGTAGAGTAAGTATCGATTTTCACGTTTTGAAGGAATTCTTTACGCTGAGTGTCTGCGTCTCCAAGACCGACGAATTTCGACTTCAGTTTCTTGTAGAGTTGTTTCTCTCCGATTTTGTCTGTCTAAACTTCTGTGTTAGTAATCGAAAGTCAGTCTAATTTGTTTTTACATGTTCACTTACCATTCCGTAGTTCTCCAGTAAAAAGAAGTAGCGATGgacagaaagaaacaatttCTTATGCTTTCCATTTAAAGGTTTTCACCGTGAATTTCTCGCTCTTTAATTTCCTCTAGTTTGCAACAATCgcttcatctctttctccttctatCAACTATGTCCGTCGAGTCTCACGCTATGGTTCCATTCAATTGGAACTATCTTACTGAGGATTCCATTAAAGATATGGCATCGACTCAGCAGGAGCTCGTAGACAAAATCGGCAAGGACAAGTCTTTATTAGATGATGTCTTTTATGAAATCGTATTGTCGTTGACGGAACGTGCCGAAGAGATTTCATCCGATACTCTGGTTGAGCTAACAGATGCCATTCTAGCTGGTTTTGTGAATGTTGGTGAGAAGATAGAAGCTTCCATCGAATTTTTACTGATATTCCAGGCCATAAATCCAAGTGAAAAGTTGATTCCCTTCATAGAGGCTGTAAATATCAGTTCAGAATTAAAGAATGAATACTTAGATCCGAGTGTACTAAGACACAGCTTGTTTCCAGACTATAATAGATTATACTATTTGGATGCCAGAATTAGCAATTATGGTCTTGAGGTGTATTCCTCTTTGGGTGAAAGCAGTGAAGGTTATTCAAAGTTCATTGCCGAGGCTGCTTCATTTTTCCATGAATATGGTGATGTCGATGGCCTTCCCTTGCTCACAAAGAACTTGGATGTTCTAATAG is a window encoding:
- a CDS encoding uncharacterized protein (EggNog:ENOG41), whose amino-acid sequence is MSFRAISRQTSQILKRTNLKGLEFALPRPLLVGSVRSLSTVQHQLPITGQWRGSWQPLVGFSINLLNRRAVRYYSVIEEESSAPVIDFNKMKDIAAGKDSTYVIVDVREPDEYKTGHIPNAINVPCKSSPGAYGLNPEEFHLTFGFEKPAKDKTLVFYCMGGIRSSISEELAGTCDYSKRLNYKGSWEDWVANRGAIEYSPEPESAESTESTEPSKSAEPKDSKN
- a CDS encoding uncharacterized protein (EggNog:ENOG41); protein product: MSSESKFSAAKGTLVISYVLSVIGVFYYFIFGHFGSHYRTPFTSSLVFVLIYWVLTLILQSLFIVKVFFNTNVSSNNQANILALVGPHFSVNNVLNFFWCYYFAQEKFVISEIILLVNLVNILALYFTHKTVSIKNVSDWLVVHFPVTGLPLSWTLYAVFWNGACMFHSHYKSLAPRLLANIFIWEFFLTPVSLLILYKDWSVSLSTSFLMLGLGLSQLFSKTVALQWIFALVISGIDFVASVLTMVGTSLTSVNTETSSNEQAPLLA